AAAtcgaaaaaaggaaagaagaaaaaaagggcagGAAGTGAGGGAgagcagaaagagagaagaggaaaggaatttTTTGCCATTCGTACTGTTGGAAATGCACTTGCCTTCTGTTCTTCACCAATTCATGCGCCCCCACATTCTCCAAGAATAATTCCAGGCTTACTTGATTCACTCTGCCTTTCATTCACCTGGCTTATGGCATATTGCTTTAAAAGttatcttttattaatatattgtgTGTGCACCTTGTCTTCCTCAGGCTTAGAATTCCCCAGGTGCTAGGAACTTGAACCTGCCTCCCTTTCCTCTGTCTTCCATAATTCATTCCTTAATGCAACATCTCCTGAGGGCCTACTTTGTGTCAGAAACTCCATTATTTGCTAAGGGTTCAGAGCCCATCCCTCAAGCAGTTCCGAAATGAATAGGGGACAGATAAGTAAATCCTATCCAGTGAGATAGAGTTGTGTACAAGGGGACACAAAATGAGCTCTGGAGACTTGCTCCCCCAAAATGGGAGCCATGGACCATcagcattggcatcacctgggagaTCAATAGAGATGCAGACTCTTGGGTCCCACCCTGTACCCATTCAGTTGGAGTCTGCATTTGAAATAAGATCCCCAGGTAGTCTGTGCCCACAGAAAGATCTGAGAGGGGCTGCTTCAGAAGCACACAGGCATGCCACCAAACACGTCCTTGGGAGGGGGAGTCAGGACATGACTTCTAAGTGGAGAACAAAGAATGGGACTAAATTATCCCAAATCTACCACTCACCTTAATTGTACCCCAACTCCTACCACAGCACCCCAAATTAGGCTGTGCTATCCAAGGAGAATCTCATGCATGGAAGGTTCTACTTACTACTGGACCTTAGATGAGAGATAAGGAGGTCCTGGGAGGAAGACAGACTGCTGGGAATCCTGAACCCCAGCTCTGCCGATGCTACCACCACTGCCCCTTTCCTCATCTGGCCTTCCTTTCCCCCGCAATACCAGGCCACTCACCCTTGGTCACCACCAAGCGGATGCGATGGAACAGCATGTGAGGTTCCTTGGGAGGCTGGTAGATCACACACTGATACAGTCCAGAGTCTTCCACTAGAAGGTTGGTCATTCGGACGTGCAGTAAACCATGATCATGGTAGTCTTCTATTATTATCCTCCCCACTTGGACTGGATGGGAATTCTCTGAAGGCCTCTCTGTGCATGCCAGGGTCTTGGGCTTCTCTCCGTCCCTTATTATCTGCCAAGCTTTCCGGCTGCTGGCAAACTTCTCTAGCGTGTAGTCACATTTCACATCCAGGGTCTGCCCCTCTTTCAGTTCATACTTTTCCTCAGTTAATTTAGTTGCAGCTCGGAGTTCTATAAGCAGGGATAAGAAAATTGGGTTCTGTGaggaattatttttctctctctgggtGGGGAAAAAGGAGAGGAGCCCCCTGTTTTTCTTGTCCAACCACCCATATTTCAGACGAGGTTCTTGAGGCCTCCAGAGAAAATACAACTTGCCCTGCAAGGCAGCACTAGACCTCAGATCTTTCCACTGTGAGTAGGTTTTTTACTATAAAAGTGAGACTGCATATGGTGCATGAGGATCAAATTTCATAAATGATCAGGACAGGAAGACTGACTTTGAGAGGAAGAAACTGCCTGACTGGAGAAAGAACATGGGATATTGTGCTAAGACCACCAGTGGCTGCAGCATGGTGGGAGGGAATGATTACAAGGGCGTACGACATAAAAAGTGAATGCAAAGACACGGTGCTAGCAGAGAGTGGCTCCAAGGACAGCTTGAGGAACTTCATCTAAGTCAGGGCAAGGAGATCAGTTCAAAAGACCTTTGGACAAACAGTGAGGAAGCCATCTGGAGGGCATGATGAGCATGGATATCTGACTGCCTGGCactcctttttcccttccttggGTAGCAGAGCACGGCTTTCCAAGGGAACGATCCTGCGTGGCTCTACTGTTGGGTCAGCCCACATTCTCAAGGATGGGCACAGGACACAGGCTTTGCCAATCCAAGTACCCCATctcggggccaggcacagtggctcacgcatgtaatcccacactttgggaggatga
The window above is part of the Symphalangus syndactylus isolate Jambi chromosome 23, NHGRI_mSymSyn1-v2.1_pri, whole genome shotgun sequence genome. Proteins encoded here:
- the TREM1 gene encoding triggering receptor expressed on myeloid cells 1 isoform X1, with protein sequence MRKTRLWGLLWMLFVSELRAATKLTEEKYELKEGQTLDVKCDYTLEKFASSRKAWQIIRDGEKPKTLACTERPSENSHPVQVGRIIIEDYHDHGLLHVRMTNLLVEDSGLYQCVIYQPPKEPHMLFHRIRLVVTKGSSGTPGSNENSTQNVYKIPPTTTKALRPLYTRPRTVTQAPPKSTTDVSTPDSEINLTNVTDIIRVPVFNIVILVAGGFLSKSLVFSVLFAVTLRSFVP
- the TREM1 gene encoding triggering receptor expressed on myeloid cells 1 isoform X2 gives rise to the protein MRKTRLWGLLWMLFVSELRAATKLTEEKYELKEGQTLDVKCDYTLEKFASSRKAWQIIRDGEKPKTLACTERPSENSHPVQVGRIIIEDYHDHGLLHVRMTNLLVEDSGLYQCVIYQPPKEPHMLFHRIRLVVTKGFLCSTLSFSWLVDS